In Carya illinoinensis cultivar Pawnee chromosome 6, C.illinoinensisPawnee_v1, whole genome shotgun sequence, a single genomic region encodes these proteins:
- the LOC122313205 gene encoding COX assembly mitochondrial protein 2 homolog, which yields MHPPLTLHKHPMCAEIIEEFQKCHIDHPIGKFFGKCTDLKIKLDQCFREEKALKRKANFEESKKLKERLQAFRKETADKGPEEKNFV from the exons atgcatcCTCCTTTAACATTGCACAAGCACCCGATGTGCGCCGAA ATTATCGAGGAGTTTCAGAAGTGTCATATAGACCATCCTATTGGAAAGTTCTTTGGCAAATGTACGGATTTGAAGATAAAGCTCGATCAATGTTTCAGGGAGGAG AAAGCTCTAAAGCGGAAAGCTAACTTTGAAGAGAGTAagaaattgaaggaaaggctaCAAGCTTTTAGGAAGGAAACTGCTGATAAAGGCCCTGAAGAGAAGAATTTTGTGTGA